From a single Pieris napi chromosome 7, ilPieNapi1.2, whole genome shotgun sequence genomic region:
- the LOC125051072 gene encoding NT-3 growth factor receptor-like isoform X1: MNIKRKSYVSEKPSKKRRNLRKTEKLARVAREEARPISSSEIKYFPGGCESSSCGGPEAGCLQVSNNTSHYCVCTTDGQPMRDGVSCPRSTVPLTQSKAIHNIIPPGPSNATETRYPPISPTAQGAKSLVSSEVLTETTGTDPSFIGANVHENPTAPIIMTVVAGCVSLLVIVAIISVIIYLRKRICDVDRKVKPRVRPGEPLLAERYITNPQYGVCGAGALVVPGSPAPHHGGDATEPEVKLLDRSALTFLEEVGEGCFGKVHKGVLRVDHGEQVVAIKVLKESAGRSAEEDFVREVSIMSAFRHPNILSLVGVVYRDDINASPWMVFEYMEWGDLAGVLRGSRGGGRAGPTLLEPALLHIALQVARGMQYLASKRFVHRDLAARNCLVGANLSVKIADFGMSRDVYTCDYYKMGGERPMPVRWMSPESIVYARFTHESDVWSYGVVLWEIYSRGKQPYYGCNNDDATKRITNGILLVPPEDCPQFACRLMRECWATDPRSRIGFDEICRKLEVAAAANGSTQIRLPRPPPPPQDSTGYLIPTNPPCNADYMKPLPDLDPDSEFSEDEDIDDDYT, translated from the exons AACCTGCGGAAGACAGAAAAACTCGCAAGGGTAGCGAGAGAAGAAGCACGACCTATCTCCAGTTCCGAAA ttaaatattttcctGGTGGATGCGAGTCTTCGTCATGCGGTGGTCCAGAGGCTGGTTGCCTACAGGTGTCCAACAATACGTCCCATTATTGTGTCTGCACGACGGATGGGCAACCTATGAGAGATGGTGTCAGCTGTCCTCGAAGCACAG tgCCATTGACACAGAGCAAAGCAATTCACAATATCATCCCACCAGGACCGTCGAATGCGACGGAGACAAGATACCCGCCGATATCTCCAACAGCACAA GGTGCGAAGTCCTTAGTAAGCAGTGAAGTTCTTACTGAAACAACGGGCACCGACCCATCATTCATCGGAGCCAACGTTCATGAAAACCCAACTGCACCGATTATCATGACGGTGGTCGCAGGCTGTGTCTCCTTATTGGTCATAGTAGCAATAATTAGTGTAATTATCTACCTCAGAAAGCGAATCTGTGATGTCGACAGAAAAGTCAAACCG CGTGTACGACCTGGCGAGCCTCTGCTTGCTGAACGGTATATAACGAACCCGCAGTACGGCGTCTGCGGTGCTGGGGCGTTGGTGGTTCCTGGTTCGCCTGCCCCTCATCACGGCGGCGATGCCACAGAACCTGAGGTTAAACTCCTCGATCGCAGTGCTCTGACCTTCCTGGAAGAAGTCGGGGAAGGATGTTTTGGAAAAGTTCATAAAG GTGTTCTTCGTGTCGACCATGGTGAACAAGTTGTGGCAATCAAAGTACTGAAAGAGAGCGCTGGCCGAAGTGCCGAAGAAGACTTCGTCAGAGAGGTGTCAATTATGTCCGCATTCCGACATCCAAACATTTTAAGTCTGGTTGGAGTAGTTTACAGAG ATGACATCAATGCTAGTCCGTGGATGGTCTTCGAATACATGGAATGGGGTGATTTAGCTGGTGTACTACGAGGATCTCGAGGCGGTGGAAGAGCTGGACCTACCTTATTAGAACCGGCGCTACTACACATCGCTCTTCAGGTAGCAAGAGGCATGCAGTATCTTGCTTCTAAGCGTTTCGTCCACCGCGACCTTGCCGCTAGGAATTGTTTAGTTGGAGCAAACTTATCGGTAAAAATAGCAGACTTTGGGATGTCCCGTGACGTGTACACCTGTGACTATTACAAAATGGGCGGAGAACGACCCATGCCAGTGCGATGGATGTCCCCTGAGAGTATTGTTTACGCTCGATTTACGCACGAATCTGATGTTTGGTCATACGGAGTTGTCCTATGGGAAATCTACAGCCGCGGTAAACAACCTTACTACGGCTGCAATAATGACGATGCAACGAAACGAATCACAAACGGTATCTTACTGGTCCCACCTGAGGACTGCCCGCAATTCGCCTGTAGATTAATGAGAGAATGTTGGGCAACGGATCCTAGAAGTAGGATTGGCTTTGACGAGATTTGTAGGAAACTCGAAGTAGCGGCTGCGGCCAATGGAAGTACTCAAATAAGACTGCCCCGACCACCGCCGCCACCGCAAGATTCTACAGGGTATTTAATTCCAACAAATCCACCGTGTAATGCAGACTATATGAAGCCACTACCGGACCTGGATCCGGATTCAGAGTTCAGCGAAGATGAGGACATTGATGATGACTACACTTGA
- the LOC125051072 gene encoding tyrosine-protein kinase transmembrane receptor Ror-like isoform X2 produces the protein MNIKRKSYVSEKPSKKRRNLRKTEKLARVAREEARPISSSEIKYFPGGCESSSCGGPEAGCLQVSNNTSHYCVCTTDGQPMRDGVSCPRSTVPLTQSKAIHNIIPPGPSNATETRYPPISPTAQGAKSLVSSEVLTETTGTDPSFIGANVHENPTAPIIMTVVAGCVSLLVIVAIISVIIYLRKRICDVDRKVKPYGVCGAGALVVPGSPAPHHGGDATEPEVKLLDRSALTFLEEVGEGCFGKVHKGVLRVDHGEQVVAIKVLKESAGRSAEEDFVREVSIMSAFRHPNILSLVGVVYRDDINASPWMVFEYMEWGDLAGVLRGSRGGGRAGPTLLEPALLHIALQVARGMQYLASKRFVHRDLAARNCLVGANLSVKIADFGMSRDVYTCDYYKMGGERPMPVRWMSPESIVYARFTHESDVWSYGVVLWEIYSRGKQPYYGCNNDDATKRITNGILLVPPEDCPQFACRLMRECWATDPRSRIGFDEICRKLEVAAAANGSTQIRLPRPPPPPQDSTGYLIPTNPPCNADYMKPLPDLDPDSEFSEDEDIDDDYT, from the exons AACCTGCGGAAGACAGAAAAACTCGCAAGGGTAGCGAGAGAAGAAGCACGACCTATCTCCAGTTCCGAAA ttaaatattttcctGGTGGATGCGAGTCTTCGTCATGCGGTGGTCCAGAGGCTGGTTGCCTACAGGTGTCCAACAATACGTCCCATTATTGTGTCTGCACGACGGATGGGCAACCTATGAGAGATGGTGTCAGCTGTCCTCGAAGCACAG tgCCATTGACACAGAGCAAAGCAATTCACAATATCATCCCACCAGGACCGTCGAATGCGACGGAGACAAGATACCCGCCGATATCTCCAACAGCACAA GGTGCGAAGTCCTTAGTAAGCAGTGAAGTTCTTACTGAAACAACGGGCACCGACCCATCATTCATCGGAGCCAACGTTCATGAAAACCCAACTGCACCGATTATCATGACGGTGGTCGCAGGCTGTGTCTCCTTATTGGTCATAGTAGCAATAATTAGTGTAATTATCTACCTCAGAAAGCGAATCTGTGATGTCGACAGAAAAGTCAAACCG TACGGCGTCTGCGGTGCTGGGGCGTTGGTGGTTCCTGGTTCGCCTGCCCCTCATCACGGCGGCGATGCCACAGAACCTGAGGTTAAACTCCTCGATCGCAGTGCTCTGACCTTCCTGGAAGAAGTCGGGGAAGGATGTTTTGGAAAAGTTCATAAAG GTGTTCTTCGTGTCGACCATGGTGAACAAGTTGTGGCAATCAAAGTACTGAAAGAGAGCGCTGGCCGAAGTGCCGAAGAAGACTTCGTCAGAGAGGTGTCAATTATGTCCGCATTCCGACATCCAAACATTTTAAGTCTGGTTGGAGTAGTTTACAGAG ATGACATCAATGCTAGTCCGTGGATGGTCTTCGAATACATGGAATGGGGTGATTTAGCTGGTGTACTACGAGGATCTCGAGGCGGTGGAAGAGCTGGACCTACCTTATTAGAACCGGCGCTACTACACATCGCTCTTCAGGTAGCAAGAGGCATGCAGTATCTTGCTTCTAAGCGTTTCGTCCACCGCGACCTTGCCGCTAGGAATTGTTTAGTTGGAGCAAACTTATCGGTAAAAATAGCAGACTTTGGGATGTCCCGTGACGTGTACACCTGTGACTATTACAAAATGGGCGGAGAACGACCCATGCCAGTGCGATGGATGTCCCCTGAGAGTATTGTTTACGCTCGATTTACGCACGAATCTGATGTTTGGTCATACGGAGTTGTCCTATGGGAAATCTACAGCCGCGGTAAACAACCTTACTACGGCTGCAATAATGACGATGCAACGAAACGAATCACAAACGGTATCTTACTGGTCCCACCTGAGGACTGCCCGCAATTCGCCTGTAGATTAATGAGAGAATGTTGGGCAACGGATCCTAGAAGTAGGATTGGCTTTGACGAGATTTGTAGGAAACTCGAAGTAGCGGCTGCGGCCAATGGAAGTACTCAAATAAGACTGCCCCGACCACCGCCGCCACCGCAAGATTCTACAGGGTATTTAATTCCAACAAATCCACCGTGTAATGCAGACTATATGAAGCCACTACCGGACCTGGATCCGGATTCAGAGTTCAGCGAAGATGAGGACATTGATGATGACTACACTTGA